Genomic segment of Candidatus Methanomethylicota archaeon:
AGTATTTAAAAGGAAAGTTGACCTTGTAACTCTTAGTAGTCTAAACCCCAACATAATGGAAAATGTTAAAAGAGAGATGCGAATCATCTATGAAAAGAGATAGAGCATATTTAAAACACATCCTAGAGGCTATTTCCAACATAGAGAAATTTGTAGAAGGCTTAACCAAAGAAGATTTTCTTGAAAATGTGGAGAAACAGTACGCTGTGGTAAGAGGACTTGAGATAATTGGCGAGGCAACGAAAAATTTGAGCAGAGAATTAAAGGCAAAGCATCGTGAGATTCCATGGAGAGACATTGCTGGTATGAGGAATAAGTTGATCCACAAATATTTTGGTATAGATTTGGAACTGATATGGGTAACCATCAAAAACAAACTTCCTGAATTCAAAAAGCAAGTCCTCAAAATATTAATGGAAATCGAAGGGAAATGAGTATTGAAAATGTTGTTGCTTTATTAAAATTTAACTGAAAGTGCTATGCTCATAATTCAAACAGCCCCCATGGTAGAGAACATTTCATCTTAATTAGCGTTAAGAATTATTGTTTATTCATCAATCTTCAATAAGCTAATGAGGGTGAGATGAAGGAAAACTTAAATTTGCCATTAAATTAGAATCTTAGAAGATTGAGGGGGTGATGGAGGTGGAGGGTGAACCTAAACCCCTTGTGAAATCTGTTTTAAATTTGAAGTTGCCGCCGAAGATTAGGGTTGGGAGAGGGTTTAGTTTGGGGGAGCTTAAGGAGGCTGGAGTAACGTTAATTGAAGCTAAGAGGCTTGGGATTAGAGTGGATAAGATGAGGAAGAGTGTACATCCATGGAATGTTGAAGCTTTAAAGAAGCTTAAGGAGGAGAAGTTGAAAACTAAAGCGAAAACCGAGGGACCTGCTAAACCATCCCAATAAGTAGAGGCTTCCCCCATTTTTCTATTGGAAAGATGCTTCCATAGAACACTTACACAAACCCCCTTACATTATTTTAGCGTAATAGATATATGTTAGGGGGGTAACATTGTTAGGGGGGTAACTTTGGGCTACTTCAATCCTGAACCTAAAACTAGGAGGGAAGATTTCTTCGATATGGAGGAGGAGTTGGAGAGGCTTTCAAGGGGGTTGAAGTTTGGGAAGCTTGTGGTGGTTTCTGGTTTGAGGAGGTATGGTAAAACTTCATTAATACTTACATGTTTAAATGAGGAGGGGTATGATTATTTGTATATTGATTGTAGGCTTCTTCCACCTGGCATGGTAACTTTGAATTCTATATTGAAGTTGTTTAGGGATGAGTTGGAGAGGAGGGTTTGGGCTAAGAGGGTTTTGAGGAGGGTTGGGGAGATATCTTTGGGGGATGTTAAGGTGAAGTTTAGGGATGAGGAAACTTTGCTCAGCATATTACATGCATTGGAGGGGAAGGTGGTGGTTTTGGATGAAGCTCAAGAGCTTAGGAGGTCTAGGTATAGGTTTGATAGCATACTTGCCTATGCCTATGACCATCTCAACATAAAGTTTGTTGTTTCAGGGTCTCAAGTTGGATTGTTATATAGGTTTTTGAGGGTTGATGATCCTGAAGCTCCATTGTATGGTAGACCATATATTGAAGTTAAGTTGGGTAAGCTTAGTGAAAGTGATTCTAGGAGGTTTTTGCTGGAGGGGTTTAAGCAGTGTGGGGTTGAAGTTTCTGAGGGTGAGGTTGAGGAGGCTTTAAGGTGGTTTGATGGTGTGATTGGGTGGCTCACATATTTTGGGCATTCTAGGGTTGTGGGTGGAGAGAGGCTTCCATCCATAGTGGATAAGGCATCAAAATTGGCTTTAAGTGAACTTGAACATGCCCTAAAAATATATGGGGTTGCTGAGGGTAGGTATAGGGAGGTTTTAAAGGCTATAGCGTTA
This window contains:
- a CDS encoding ATP-binding protein translates to MGYFNPEPKTRREDFFDMEEELERLSRGLKFGKLVVVSGLRRYGKTSLILTCLNEEGYDYLYIDCRLLPPGMVTLNSILKLFRDELERRVWAKRVLRRVGEISLGDVKVKFRDEETLLSILHALEGKVVVLDEAQELRRSRYRFDSILAYAYDHLNIKFVVSGSQVGLLYRFLRVDDPEAPLYGRPYIEVKLGKLSESDSRRFLLEGFKQCGVEVSEGEVEEALRWFDGVIGWLTYFGHSRVVGGERLPSIVDKASKLALSELEHALKIYGVAEGRYREVLKAIALTHPARWTQIKRWVEAKLGKIPNNTLTAIIKNLMDAGFVEKTLEGYVISDSILRNGIIRFW
- a CDS encoding DUF86 domain-containing protein; this translates as MKRDRAYLKHILEAISNIEKFVEGLTKEDFLENVEKQYAVVRGLEIIGEATKNLSRELKAKHREIPWRDIAGMRNKLIHKYFGIDLELIWVTIKNKLPEFKKQVLKILMEIEGK
- a CDS encoding ribosomal protein L13e, translating into MEVEGEPKPLVKSVLNLKLPPKIRVGRGFSLGELKEAGVTLIEAKRLGIRVDKMRKSVHPWNVEALKKLKEEKLKTKAKTEGPAKPSQ